From one Mya arenaria isolate MELC-2E11 chromosome 4, ASM2691426v1 genomic stretch:
- the LOC128230398 gene encoding uncharacterized protein LOC128230398 isoform X2, giving the protein MEILKLPYIYVLIITLCYLKTTIQCVSTPERGRRSVCNTQALDVPNGNMGATFTCDHGFTRLGPPSIACMSGQWTPPPPLCVAPTCRKPLPRPHLRVRAEVGDALLKFSCDVNFRLNGAYQVTCNGFTWSEDIPRVEAADGVRIRGGGPVWVEPERRGPRGVDLAHWKNAHQEDRTRSRPHFRVTGNGWVLWQFTNYPLFRIFRNTRLTCVPWRCYTPLPVLRDFRFRQV; this is encoded by the exons ATGGAGATATTAAAACTTCCTTACATTTATGTGTTAATAATAACACTATGTTACCTTAAAACGACCATACAATGTGTGTCCACACCAGAACGAG GTCGCCGGTCGGTCTGCAACACTCAGGCACTAGACGTACCCAACGGGAACATGGGTGCCACGTTTACATGTGATCATGGATTCACGCGGCTTGGGCCGCCCTCGATCGCCTGCATGAGCGGGCAGTGGACGCCCCCGCCACCTTTATGTGTAG CTCCCACGTGCCGGAAGCCATTACCACGCCCACATCTACGTGTTCGTGCGGAGGTGGGAGACGCGCTGCTCAAGTTTTCATGCGATGTCAACTTCCGATTAAACGGCGCCTACCAGGTCACGTGCAACGGATTCACGTGGAGCGAGGACATCCCTCG CGTGGAAGCCGCCGACGGCGTGCGAATTCGAGGCGGTGGACCTGTGTGGGTGGAACCAGAACGACGCGGACCACGAGGAGTGGATCTGGCACACTGGAAGAACGCCCACCAAGAGGACCGGACCCGATCACGACCACACTTTAGGGTCACAGGGAACGGTTGGGTGCT cTGGCAGTTTACAAACTACCCCCTGTTCCGCATTTTCCGAAACACTCGACTGACTTGCGTCCCTTGGCGTTGCTATAC